A part of Astyanax mexicanus isolate ESR-SI-001 chromosome 2, AstMex3_surface, whole genome shotgun sequence genomic DNA contains:
- the fbxl14b gene encoding F-box/LRR-repeat protein 14b has translation METHISCLFPEILAMIFSYLDVRDKGRVAQVCAAWRDASYHKSVWRGVEAKLHLRRANPSLFPSLQARGIRRVQILSLRRSLSYVIQGMPNIESLNLSGCYNLTDNGLGHAFVQEIPSLRVLNLSLCKQITDSSLGRIAQYLKNLEVLELGGCSNITNTGLLLIAWGLHRLKSLNLRSCRHVSDVGIGHLAGMTRSAAEGCLSLEYVTLQDCQKLTDLSLKHMSKGLAKLRVLNLSFCGGISDAGMLHLSHMGSLRMLNLRSCDNISDTGIMHLAMGSLRLAGLDVSFCDKVGDQSLAYVAQGLYGLQSLSLCSCHISDDGLNRMVRQMHELRTLNIGQCVRITDKGLELIADHLTQLAGIDLYGCTKITKRGLERITQLPCLKVLNLGLWQMTESEKVR, from the coding sequence ATGGAAACGCACATCTCATGCCTCTTCCCGGAGATCCTGGCCATGATCTTCAGCTACCTGGACGTGCGGGACAAGGGCCGGGTGGCTCAGGTGTGCGCGGCGTGGCGGGACGCTTCCTACCACAAGTCAGTGTGGCGAGGCGTGGAGGCCAAGCTGCACCTGAGAAGAGCCAACCCATCCCTCTTCCCCAGCCTGCAAGCTCGGGGCATCCGGCGGGTGCAGATCCTGAGCCTGAGGCGCAGCCTGAGCTACGTGATCCAAGGGATGCCCAACATCGAGAGCCTAAACCTGAGTGGCTGCTACAACCTGACCGACAACGGCCTGGGCCATGCCTTCGTCCAGGAGATCCCCTCGCTGCGAGTTCTCAACCTGAGCCTGTGCAAGCAGATCACGGACTCCAGCCTGGGCCGCATCGCCCAGTACCTCAAGAACTTGGAGGTGCTTGAACTGGGTGGCTGCAGCAACATCACCAATACTGGACTTCTGCTGATCGCTTGGGGCCTGCACCGGCTCAAGAGTCTCAACTTGCGCAGCTGCCGGCACGTGTCGGACGTGGGCATCGGTCACCTGGCTGGCATGACCCGGAGTGCGGCCGAGGGCTGCCTAAGCCTGGAGTACGTGACGCTGCAGGACTGCCAGAAGTTGACAGACCTGTCGCTCAAGCACATGTCCAAGGGCCTGGCCAAGCTGCGGGTACTCAACCTGAGCTTCTGCGGGGGCATCTCGGACGCCGGCATGTTGCACCTGTCACACATGGGCAGCCTGCGCATGCTGAACTTACGCTCATGCGATAACATCAGTGACACTGGCATCATGCACTTGGCCATGGGCTCGCTGCGCCTGGCCGGCCTAGACGTGTCCTTCTGCGACAAGGTTGGTGACCAGAGCTTGGCGTACGTGGCACAGGGCCTGTACGGCCTGCAGTCGTTGTCGCTCTGCTCGTGCCACATCAGCGACGACGGGCTGAACCGCATGGTGCGGCAGATGCATGAACTGCGGACACTCAACATCGGTCAGTGCGTGCGCATCACGGACAAGGGCCTGGAGCTGATCGCCGACCACCTGACGCAGCTGGCAGGTATCGACCTGTACGGCTGCACAAAGATCACCAAGCGCGGCCTG